The genome window ACTCCTCGGACTTGTCCGCCCTCACACCCACCCAGGCAGACTTCGAGACCTTCCGGCAGGGCAACTTCGTCGGCATGGACCCGCCTGAGCACCGCAAACTCCGCACACTGGTGAGCCAGGCATTCACCCCGCGCGTCGTTCAGGGGCTCGCGCCCCGTATCGAGGCCGTGTGCGTACGGCTGCTGGACGCCGTCGCCGATCGCGACCGGTTCGACCTGGTCGATGCCCTGGCCTATCCGCTCCCCATCATTGTGATCGCCGAACTGCTCGGCATCCCCGCGGAGGAACACCGGCTCTTCCAGGAATGGGCGAGCGTGCTGTTCGGCGGGGACCAGCTCGGCGAGGCCCCCGACATGGCCGACCTGGAACGGGCCCTGGAGGCCATCGCCCCGACGGTGCGCGAGATGAACGGCTACATGCTGGACCACATCCGCCATCGCAGAGCCCATCCCGGTACCGACCTCACCAGCCGGCTCATCGCCGCCGAGGTGGACGGCGTCCGCCTCACCGACCAGGAGATGGTCGGATTCGTGGCCCTGCTGCTGGTCGCCGGGCACATCACCACCACGGCGCTGCTGGGCAACGCCGTCGTCACCTTCGACCGGCACCCGGGTACGGACGCCGCACTGCGCGCCGACCCGGCAGGCATCCCGGCCGCCGTGGAGGAGGTGCTGCGCTGGCTGCCCCCCTTCCCCGAACTCGGGCGCCGCGTCGCCCGGCCCGTGGTACTCGGCAGGCACGAACTGCCCGCCGACACGTTGCTGATGGTCCATCTCGGTGCCGCGAACCGGGACCCGTCCCACTTCGACGCACCCGACGTCTTCGACGTGGGCCGACACCCGAATCCGCACCTGACCTTCGGCCACGGGATTCACTTCTGCTTCGGCGCGCCGCTGGCCCGGCTGGAAGCACGGATCGCCCTGCAACTGCTGCATAAACGATTCCGCACCCTGACGGTGCCCTCCTACGAGGACATCGCCTTCCAGAACCCGGCCGTCATCATCGGCGTACGCCGGCTGCCCGTCGAGGTCAGCAGACCGTAACGCCGGCGTGCCCGCGCCCGGCCTGCCCCGGACACCGCTCACTCCTGGGGCCGGGCCGTACCACACCCGCACATGAGACCCACCAACGGGAGTCCCCTTCTCATGCCCTACACCGTCCCCACCGCTCCGGCCGCCTCCTGTGCGCCGGCCCTGGTCCGCCAGGAGCTGCAGGACCGACTCGACGCGCTGGCCCGGATCCACCGGGTGCCCGGCGCCCAACTCGCCCTGGACACCGGTTCGGACCTGTTAGTGCTGCACACCGGTACGGCCGACGCCGCCTCCGGCGCCCCCTTGACGGCAGACACGGCAGTGCCCCTGGGGTCGCTCACCAAGCCCTACACGGCCGCCCTCGTCATGCTCCTGGCGGACGACGGCGACCTGGACCTGGACGAGCCCGCCGCCGACCACCTTGCCGAGCTACGTGGCGCACCGGACGTGACGGTCCGCCAGCTGCTCAGTCACACCGCCGGACTGCCCACCGGGCCCGACTCCGACACCGCCGCCGCAACGACCGCAGCGCGCTATCTCGCTGCCGTCTGCACCGCCGAAGACGCGCTCTTCGCGCCGGGCACCGACTTCTCCTACTCCAACGCCGGCTACGTCGCCGCCGGCCGGCTGGTCGAGGCGGTGACCGGCATGCCGTGGCGGGAAGCAGTCCGCGCCCTGCTCCTCGAACCCCTGGGTACCGTCCCCGCGTTCGTCGGCGACACCGCCTCCCTCCGCCCGGTCGCCACCGGTCACGCGTTCAACACCGCGACGGGCCTGGCGCGTCCGGCCCGGCAGAACCTGGCGCCGCTGGAGGCTCCGGCCGGTGCCCTGCTGGCGAGCGCGCAGGACCTCTGCGCGTTCGGCAACGCCCTGATCGGCCGCTGCGACGTCCTGCCGCCTGCCGTCGCCAAGGAGATGCGCCGACCGGAGACAGCCGCCCGCCCCGGCGCACTCGCCGACGGCTGGGGCCCGGGACTGGCCCTGTACCGGCAGGACGAGCGCCTGTGGTGCGGGCACGACGGCAACGCCCAGGGCACATCCTGCCATCTGCGGGCAGAGCCCGAGAGCGGCGTGGTGATCGCCTTCACCGGCAACGCCTCGGGCGCCACCGCGCTCTGGCGCGACCTCGCCGCCGAGTTGGCCGGGATCACAGGCGTACGGGTGCCCACCACCGTCCCACCGGCGGAACGCGGCCGTCCCGTCGTCGTGCCGGACTGCCTGGGCAGCTACCGCAACGGCAGCACCGTGTACACCGTGGCGCCGGGACCGGACGGCATGCCGGCTCTGTCCGTGGACGGCGACCTGCCCATCCCGCTGGTCTGCTACGACGACCTGTCGTGCGATCTGCTCGACCCGGCCGGCGGTCGGCTGGAACCCGGCGGCCGATTCCACCGGGATCCGGCCACCGGCAGGGTCAGCCGGGTGCAGATATCCGGACGCACCGCGCGCCGCACCGACGACGGCTGATCCGTCCGCAGGGGCGCCGAGTTCGGTTCGACGGCCGGACCGGACGGCGGGGTCGCGGTGCCTCGACGGCTCGGCGGCCGAGCCGCACGGCACGCCGTTCGAGCCATCGGCGGTACGGCGGCCGGTCCGTCGAGCGGCACGACGCCCGAGCCGCCGACGCTCGGCGGCCAGCCGAGCTGTCCACGCCTCGCCGAGTCCCGGTGGCTCCGCCGGGCCCGGGTGACACCGCCGAGGGCGCCGGGTCGGCCGATGGCGGACCGCCTCGCGCCGGTGCGGGGTGGACCGCGCGAGCCTCCTCCCCCGCCGAGGCGGCGCCGGGCACCGCCGACCGCCCCCAACGCCACGGCACCCGCGTGCGCCCGTGACGCCCGCGTGTCCCACCTCCGCGGTGGGCCCCAGGGCCGCCCGCTCCGCATCGTCCCTCTCCAAAGGACTTCACCCATGACGGACCTGCACGACAAGCCCGCACCGGCGGCCTCCGAGCCGCAGGACGGCCTCGCCGACGGGGCGCCAGCGAGCGCCGCGGCCCCGGCTCGGCCCCATCCGACGCTCGGCGCGCTGTTCACCGCCTGGGTGGCCCGCACCCCGGACGCGCCGGCCCTGACCGACGGCCGGCGGACCTGGACGTACCGGGAACTGGCGGCGCGCGCCGACCGGCTGGCCGCCCATCTCCTGCGGCACGATGCCGGACCGGAACGGGTGGTCGCCCTGGTCCTGCCGCGCTCCATGGAACTGGTCGCGGCGGAGCTGGCCGTAGCCCGGGCGGGCGCCGCCTTCCTGCCCGTGGACCCCGCCTACCCCGCGGAGCGGCGGGCGCTGATGCTCGCCGACGCCGCGCCCACGGTCACCCTCGACGACCTGCGGCAGGTCCGCGAGCTGATGGACAGCGGCGACGGCGCGGTACCCGGGTTGGGCGCGGACGCCGGCCACACCGCCTACGTCATCTACACATCCGGTTCCACCGGAACCCCCAAGGGCGTCGCGGTCACCCACCGCGGCATCGGCGGCTTCACCGCGGCCGCCGCCGAGCGCTACGCCGTGGGTCCGGGCGACCGGGTGCTGCAGTTCTCCTCCCCCAGCTTCGACGCCTCGGTCCTGGAGCTGTGCGTCTCCGTGCTGTCCGGCGCCACCCTGGTCGTACCGCCCGACGGCCCCTGGCTGGGTGACGAACTCGCCACCGTCCTGGACCGGCACCGGATCACTCACGCCCTGATCCCGCCGGCCGCCCTGGCCACCCTGCCCGACCCCGCCGACGGCACCGCACGCCACCTGCGCACGCTGATCGTCGGCGCCGAGGCCTGCCCGGCCGCGCTCGTCGACCGGTGGGCACCCGGTCGCCGCATGATCAACTCGTATGGCCCCACCGAGGCCACCATCGTCGCCACCTGGACCGGACCGCTCAGCGCCGGCCGGGGCACGCCGACCATCGGCAAGGCACTGCCCCACACCCAGGTGCACGTACTCGACACCGCGATGCAGCCCGTACCGCCCGGCGTGGACGGCGAGTTGTGCGTGGGCGGCGACGCGGTCGCCCGCGGCTACCTGAACCGCCCCGGACTGACCGCCGCCCGCTTCGTCGCCGACCCCTTCGGGCCGCCCGGTGCGCGCCTGTACCGCACCGGCGACCGGGCCCGCTGGAGGACCGACGGGGAACTGGAGTTCCTCGGCCGGCTCGACCGCCAGGTGAAGATACGCGGCTTCCGCATCGAACCCGGGGAGATAGAGGCGGCCCTGCGCCGGGACGCCGGGGTCGGCGAGGCCGTGGTCGTGGTCCGGGAGGACGAGCCGGGCAGAGCACGCCTCGTCGGCTACGTCACCCCCGCCGCCCGCGAACGGAGGCCGGACCCGGCGACCCTGCGGACGGCCGTGGCCGCCGTGCTGCCGGCCCACATGGTGCCCTCCGCCGTGGTGGTTCTGGACCGGCTGCCGCTCACCGCGCAGCACAAGATCGACCGTCGGGCCCTGCCCGCCCCCGAGCG of Streptomyces cynarae contains these proteins:
- a CDS encoding cytochrome P450, whose amino-acid sequence is MLPHRWRELRDAGPVRYDEAQGVWQVLDHETVATVLADPATYSSDLSALTPTQADFETFRQGNFVGMDPPEHRKLRTLVSQAFTPRVVQGLAPRIEAVCVRLLDAVADRDRFDLVDALAYPLPIIVIAELLGIPAEEHRLFQEWASVLFGGDQLGEAPDMADLERALEAIAPTVREMNGYMLDHIRHRRAHPGTDLTSRLIAAEVDGVRLTDQEMVGFVALLLVAGHITTTALLGNAVVTFDRHPGTDAALRADPAGIPAAVEEVLRWLPPFPELGRRVARPVVLGRHELPADTLLMVHLGAANRDPSHFDAPDVFDVGRHPNPHLTFGHGIHFCFGAPLARLEARIALQLLHKRFRTLTVPSYEDIAFQNPAVIIGVRRLPVEVSRP
- a CDS encoding serine hydrolase domain-containing protein — its product is MPYTVPTAPAASCAPALVRQELQDRLDALARIHRVPGAQLALDTGSDLLVLHTGTADAASGAPLTADTAVPLGSLTKPYTAALVMLLADDGDLDLDEPAADHLAELRGAPDVTVRQLLSHTAGLPTGPDSDTAAATTAARYLAAVCTAEDALFAPGTDFSYSNAGYVAAGRLVEAVTGMPWREAVRALLLEPLGTVPAFVGDTASLRPVATGHAFNTATGLARPARQNLAPLEAPAGALLASAQDLCAFGNALIGRCDVLPPAVAKEMRRPETAARPGALADGWGPGLALYRQDERLWCGHDGNAQGTSCHLRAEPESGVVIAFTGNASGATALWRDLAAELAGITGVRVPTTVPPAERGRPVVVPDCLGSYRNGSTVYTVAPGPDGMPALSVDGDLPIPLVCYDDLSCDLLDPAGGRLEPGGRFHRDPATGRVSRVQISGRTARRTDDG